From Haloglomus litoreum, the proteins below share one genomic window:
- the proB gene encoding glutamate 5-kinase: MSEGEHTGEYETDGDVTADEIDRTRRLAADADRVLVKAGTNSLTDEASNLDNTKLDKLVDDIEDLLARGKEVILVSSGAVGAGIGRVGLDHTDRTVEEAQALSTVGQSHLMHRYTASFARHDRKIAQILLTEHDLENPERFTNFHNTIETLLSWGVVPIINENDAVATEELQIGDNDMISASIAIGVDADLLVTLTDVDGVYTGNPKHDPGAERIEAVGRNYAAVEDLIDGTTDAEFGGIRTKVEGARDVSEHGIPAIIAGSAEPDVLARIANAKPVGTIFVPVNGVTDD; the protein is encoded by the coding sequence ATGAGTGAGGGGGAGCATACGGGGGAGTACGAGACCGACGGTGATGTGACCGCGGACGAGATCGACCGGACCCGACGGCTGGCGGCCGACGCCGACCGCGTGCTCGTGAAGGCCGGGACGAACTCGCTGACCGACGAGGCGTCGAACCTCGACAACACGAAGCTCGACAAGCTCGTCGACGACATCGAGGACCTCCTCGCACGCGGCAAGGAGGTCATCCTGGTCTCCTCGGGCGCCGTCGGTGCCGGCATCGGCCGGGTCGGTCTGGACCACACCGACCGGACGGTCGAGGAGGCACAGGCGCTGTCGACGGTCGGGCAGAGCCACCTGATGCACCGCTACACCGCGAGCTTCGCGCGCCACGACCGGAAGATCGCCCAGATCCTCCTCACCGAGCACGACCTCGAGAACCCCGAGCGGTTCACCAACTTCCACAACACCATCGAGACGCTGCTCTCCTGGGGCGTCGTCCCCATCATCAACGAGAACGACGCCGTCGCGACCGAGGAGCTGCAGATCGGCGACAACGACATGATCTCGGCCTCCATCGCCATCGGCGTCGACGCCGACCTGCTGGTCACCCTGACGGACGTGGACGGGGTCTACACCGGGAACCCCAAGCACGACCCCGGGGCCGAGCGCATCGAGGCCGTCGGCCGCAACTACGCCGCCGTCGAGGACCTCATCGACGGGACGACGGACGCTGAGTTCGGCGGCATCCGCACCAAGGTCGAGGGGGCCCGCGACGTGAGCGAGCACGGCATCCCGGCCATCATCGCCGGCTCCGCCGAGCCCGACGTCCTCGCCAGAATCGCTAACGCCAAACCCGTCGGGACGATATTCGTCCCCGTGAACGGGGTCACCGATGACTGA
- the proC gene encoding pyrroline-5-carboxylate reductase yields the protein MVTVSVIGCGNMGSALIKGLSRAGGYEIVAADLDPDALAAVEQHCVRTTTEPSEATDSEVVFVVVKPDIVGAVLEDLDLSPDQTLVSIAAGVSTEYVAARTDAKVVRLMPNLAAETGTMAAAVAGADGEVPPVVFELLHDLGDYAVIDESLMDTATALNGSSPAFVFYLIGAMRDAAVEEGMDEEAAETLAAQTFKGAAETVLRSDRSIEELIDAVCSPNGTTIEGMGVLRDSDVYDEVVAAVAAAARRSRELSAEVGDE from the coding sequence ATGGTCACCGTCAGCGTCATCGGCTGTGGGAACATGGGTAGCGCCCTGATCAAGGGCCTGTCACGGGCCGGCGGGTACGAGATCGTCGCGGCGGACCTGGACCCGGACGCGCTCGCGGCCGTCGAACAGCACTGCGTGCGCACGACCACGGAACCGTCGGAGGCGACCGACTCCGAGGTCGTCTTCGTGGTCGTCAAGCCGGACATCGTGGGCGCGGTCCTCGAGGACCTCGACCTCTCGCCCGACCAGACGCTGGTCAGCATCGCCGCCGGCGTCTCCACCGAGTACGTCGCGGCACGCACGGACGCGAAGGTGGTCCGGCTGATGCCGAACCTGGCCGCCGAGACGGGCACGATGGCCGCCGCGGTCGCCGGCGCGGACGGCGAGGTCCCCCCGGTCGTCTTCGAACTGCTGCACGACCTCGGGGACTACGCCGTCATCGACGAGTCGCTGATGGACACCGCCACGGCGCTGAACGGGTCCAGCCCGGCCTTCGTCTTCTACCTCATCGGTGCGATGCGTGACGCGGCTGTCGAGGAGGGGATGGACGAGGAGGCGGCGGAGACGCTGGCCGCCCAGACGTTCAAGGGTGCCGCAGAGACCGTCCTGCGCTCGGACCGGAGCATCGAGGAACTCATCGACGCCGTCTGCTCGCCGAACGGGACCACCATCGAGGGGATGGGTGTCCTCCGGGACAGCGACGTCTACGACGAGGTCGTCGCGGCGGTCGCGGCGGCGGCCCGGCGCTCCCGGGAACTCTCCGCGGAGGTCGGCGATGAGTGA